The following coding sequences are from one Lasioglossum baleicum chromosome 18, iyLasBale1, whole genome shotgun sequence window:
- the LOC143218194 gene encoding uncharacterized protein LOC143218194 yields the protein MLAAGTSIQSRSILSPLSAVIGSDNLQRVGGRLSKAHLNPDEAHPIILPPDSLFTELYTVHSHPKTLHGGVQATLGAIRQRFWIPKGRSRVKAAIRRCVTCLRWRSIARAPSHSGSTIPFDRSGLRRSNLVADITRAWSQGNQGLLRRLHLYDRELRRLFTASCLENRNISDEMGNLRTQCHFNPPAVPHFGGLWEAAVKSTKHHPRRTVREARLTYEEMSTLLTQIEACLNSRPLAALSDDPSDLTALTPGHFLGGTALNALPEPSLVDEEVNRLTRWRLILEFYIMADVCIEIRESCACDISAVESRRKSCTTPRRGSPRTEIFTAFVGNLDAGRRRRLKQSRANGARRLA from the exons ATGTTAGCTGCGGGAACAAGCATACAGTCACGGAGCATTCTCTCACCTCTGTCAGCTGTAATTGGTAGCGATAATTTGCAACGAGTCGGAGGTCGCCTGAGCAAGGCCCATCTAAATCCTGATGAAGCACACCCTATCATCCTGCCTCCTGATTCCCTCTTTACAGAACTTTACACTGTTCACAGCCATCCCAAGACATTGCATGGAGGAGTGCAAGCCACGCTAGGAGCCATACGTCAAAGGTTCTGGATTCCAAAGGGGCGGTCAAGGGTCAAAGCAGCGATCCGCAGATGCGTCACTTGTCTGAGATGGCGGTCAATTGCCAGAGCACCGAGTCACTCCGGCTCGACCATTCCATTCGACCGGAGTGGACTACGCAGGTCCAATCTGGTTGCGGACATCACCAGGGCGTGGTCACAAGGCAACCAAGGCCTTCTTCGCCGTCTTCATTTGTATG ATCGGGAGTTGCGCCGCCTGTTCACCGCCAGCTGCCTCGAAAACAGAAACATCAGTGATGAGATGGGCAACCTCCGTACACAGTGTCACTTCAACCCACCAGCTGTGCCTCACTTCGGTGGTTTGTGGGAGGCTGCAGTCAAGTCGACCAAACACCACCCTCGGCGAACAGTACGGGAGGCTCGCCTCACGTATGAGGAGATGTCGACTCTCCTCACTCAAATCGAGGCCTGCCTTAATTCAAGGCCACTAGCTGCTCTTTCTGATGATCCGTCAGACTTAACAGCATTAACTCCAGGGCATTTCCTTGGAGGCACCGCCTTGAATGCACTTCCGGAACCGTCACTGGTGGATGAGGAAGTCAACCGGCTCACACGATGGCGGCTG ATTTTAGAATTTTATATAATGGCCGACGTGTGTATCGAGATTCGGGAATCTTGCGCTTGCGACATATCTGCCGTCGAATCGCGACGGAAATCTTGTACGACACCTCGACGAGGGTCGCCGCGGACGGAGATCTTCACCGCGTTCGTAGGAAATCTTGACGCGGGCAGACGCAGACGCTTGAAACAGAGCAGAGCGAACGGagctcgacggttggcgtaa